The stretch of DNA GCAAGCCATGCGGCAAGCGAACGCAACGTTATGATGGAACGTTTCATTGTATGATGTATTTTTAAGCGGGTTAATAAGAATAGGTTGAACGTACGTCTACGTGTACGGCCTCGTTCAGAAGATTGCCGTTGAACACCACATCCTGACTTGGGAAGGGTAGCGTAAAGCTCTGAGGAGTTACGTTAGGGGCCTGTGCATCGGGATTGTATCGCATGTCAGTGGTGTTTACATTCCATGCGCCACTCTTGTAATAGTTCTCGTATAGGGTGTTCAGCCCGAAGAACGCACCACGCTTTTGGGCTTTCAATTCGGCTATGCTGCCTGCCATGTCGTAGTAACTACGACGCACAAAGTCGTACCAGCGGTCGCCCTCGATGGCCAATTCCAGTCGACGTTCTTTCCAAACGTCTTGCCAAGAGATGCTTGTTGGGCGCGATGCCGACTTCACTGCCCTGCTGCGAACCTTATAAAAGGCGTCGATAGCTGTGGCGTCGGTGGTGGATGTGCCGTTACCTATCACGGCTTCGGCATACACCAAGTACACGTCTGAGAGCCTAAGCACGGGCGTTGGCAAACTGCTGTGCATGTTAGATGCCGATATTCCGTCAATGGCGAACGTCTTATGGTCGTACGCATCGCCGTAAAGATGTTTTACATTGTTGGCACCTGTGGCGCTTTGCAGCTTGCCGGGGCCGCCACTACCATAGTTGTCGGCATCGTACATAAATTGTAAATAGTTGAAACCCTTACGCCCTTTGTTGTCTGTTTTGTCGGTCCAGAAGTAATCGTAAAAGTCGCCTGCCATCATCATTGTGGCCTTTCTACGGGTGTCTACCTCACTTCTGCTTTCGGGATTTTCGGTTGGCGACACGCCGAAAGCCTCTTGCAAGTCTATCGACGGACCATTATATCCGCCCCAGCAGTCGCCAAATTCGTCAAAACCCACCATGGCCAAGTCGCTTTGCAGGGTGTTTTGTACGGTCCAAATGCTGGTGTCGGCCGTCCACATCCATGCGAAAAGAAACTCCCTGTTCATGGCGTTTTGCAGGCGGAATACATCAGAATAGTTCGCCATCAACGTGCGCCCGCTGTTGTCTATCACGTCTTTGGCATACGTTGCGGCCTTTTTCAGGTCGTCGGCATTGCGTTGTCCGTTGCCATTAGCGTTCACACCGCTTTTGGTTAGGTACACTTTAGCGAGCAATCCCTCGGCCGAGTAATAGTCTATACGGCCTGGCGAACCCTGGCGAGGCAACAGTTGCATGGCCTTTTCAAGTGTAAGGATGATGTATTCGTACACGTCGGCCTTCTTCACTCTACTCACATTGCTGTACGAACCGTCGGCAAGCATGGCCGAGTTGTCGTGAATGATGGGCACATCCCCAAACGAACGCACCAAGAAGAAGTAGGCCATAGCCTTCCATGCCAGACATTCGCCCATGCACTGGTTCTTTATGGCTTGCGATGCCGTGGCGTTTTTGAGGTTGTTGTACACGGTGTTGGCATGCCCGATAACCGACCACAACGAGTAAGACATGTTCATCAAGTCGCCATCGGTGCTGTTAACGGTGAGCGTTAAGTAAGGGCTAGAACCCCAATAGTAATTGCCCGACATCACTTCGCCCACCTTAATGAAGCCGCGTTGGAAGTCGTACCAAGGCGAATTATATAGATAGTTCACACCTTGCACGCACTGGTTGTCGTCCTTATAAAAGGTTCCTGCGTTGTAAGAGTCTTCTGCTGGCCTGTCCAGAAAGTCGTTGCACGATGTTGTAAGCGCGCCCGTTGCTAGGGCGATGGCCATATATAGATATGTTAAACGTTTCATCTTGAAGAAGGTTGATTGTTAGAAAGTGAGGTTAAGGCCAAACGAATAGGTGGTTGGCGAGGGATAGCGGCCGTTGTCTAAGCCGTAAGTGTAACCGTTGATGTCGGCCGTGCTGGCACCAATTTCGGGGTCGTAACCATCATAACCCGTTATGGTAAGCAGGTTTTGGATGTTTACATACACGCGAAGATTGTCTATTCCCCATTTAGAAATCCACTTTTTGGGCAGCGTATAGCCCAAAGCGATGTTCTTCAAACGGATGTAAGAACCGTCTTCAATATAGCGGTCGCTAATCACATCGTTGTCGTTAGGGTCGGTAATGGTGGCGCGGGGGATGTTTGTTCCGGGGTTAGCCACGCGTATATTGCCAGCATCGGTATACCAATAACTACCTGGTGCATAAGTCTTCGACGGGTCGATGGGTTCCAATCGGGCGCGTTTGGTAACGTCTTTCAGCTGATTGCTCCACAAGCTGTTCATGTGGGTGAGCTTCATTTTCATGTAGTTGTACACCTTGTTGCCGTAGGTTCCGTTAACAAATACGTTGAGGTCGAAGTTCTTGTAGCGGAAAGTATTGGTCCATCCGAAAGTGAATTTGGGCATAGGCGACCCGATGTTGGTCTTGTCGTAGTCGTCGATCTTGCCGTCGGGCTTACCTTCTGGACCGCTGATGTCTTTGAATTTCAGGTCGCCAATCCATGGGGTTGTGTTGCGGTCGAAGCTCTTTCCGTCAGCAGGATATTTTGAAGTCTTGGGCGATGTTTCAAGGTCGGCCAAGTCTTTATACACACCATCGGTAACGAAACCATAGAAACTGTACAGCGATTCGCCCACGTTCGACACACTAATCACGTCGTTCCACTGGCCGTAACCCACGATGGCGGCGTTCTTTGTGCCCGAAAGGGCCACCAATTTGTTTTTGTTCCACGATATTTGGAACTCCGAATCCCATTGAAAAGCACCCGTCAGGGGATGCGCATTCACCGTAAGTTCTAATCCCGTGTTGCGTATGGTGCCGTAGTTTCCGTAGGGAGCGGCCAAGACGGAGGAGATGTTGCCCGATGTTCCCATGTAAGAGGGGAGTTGAAGGGGCATCAACATGTCGCGCGACTCTTTGCGATACCAATCCACCGTGAAGCTAATACGATCGTTCAGTACGCCCAAATCCAGTCCCACGTTCCATTGTTCTTGACTTTCCCACTGCACATCTAAGTTGGGAATGTTGTCCGGGCGATAGGCTTTGCCCAGCAAAGTAGGCATTGCTCTCATTAAAGTTCCCCATTTATACGAGCCGATGTTGGCATTACCCGTTTGTCCCCAGCCAGCGCGTAGTTTACCGTTGTTCACGTATTTGGCTACGGGGCTCTTTACGAAGAAAGGCTCGTTGGTGAAGCGCCACGATGCAGCGAACGAATGGAAGCCGGCCCAACGTTTGTTAGGACCAAAGTTCGAGCTGCCGTCGTAGCGGTAAGTGTAGGTGGCGTTATAGCGATCGTTGAAGGCGTAAGTGAGTCGGGTGAAGAACGATGCCATAGCCGAACTGCCGAAACCAACGCCGATAGCGGGCGTGCCGGCACCTAAAGCAGGGTTGTTAACGGTGTTGGCGGGCAGGTCGGTATTCTCTGTCCGATTGTTGTCGTACGAGCTTTCCCACATCTCTTGACCAAGCATGGCCGAGAACGAGTGCTTGCCTAAGGTGTTGGCGTAGGTTACGTAGTTCTTCAATTGCCAGAAGGTGCCCGACGATTTCTGAACCGATGCAGAGTTCTTTGTACGTTTCCAAGTACCCAAATCCACAGTGGGCATAAAGCGGCGACCACGATCTGAACTAAGGTCATAGCCCACTTCGGCGTGCCAAACCAAGTGCTTGATAGGCGTTATTTCGAAGAAAAGGTTACCGTTAAGCTTGCGCCTGTTCAGCAATATTTGGTTGAGCATGGCCATAGCGATGGGGTTGGGGTTGGTAAATCCCTCTTTCGACACCGACGAGTAGCCGCCGTTGATGTTATAGATCTGTATGTCGGGCGGTGTGGTGAGCGAGTAGTTGATGATGCCCGCATCGCTATCGGCCAGTTTCAAGTCGTCGTTGGTGTTCGAGAAGTTTACGCTCATGCCCAGCTTCAGCCACGATTTCAGTTGCGCATCGAGGTTGGCGCGCATGCCCAGTCGGTCGAATTTGCTGCCGATCAGCGTTCCTTCTTGCGACATGTAGTTGCCCGACACGTAGTATTGTACCTTTTCCGACCCACCTTGTGCAGCAATTTGGTGCGAGTGTTGCAGTGCGGTGCGGAAGATAGCATCTTGCCAATTGGTGCCTTTACCCAGCAACGAAGGGTCGGCAAAGTGCTTATCGGCCTCGGTAGAGTTGAGCTGGCCCGTTGTGACAAAGTCATTATAGTAGTCGGCAAACTCTTGTAGGTTCATCACGTCCAAGCGTTTGCCCTGTCTGCTCCATGCGGCCATGCCGTCGTAGGTGAACTTTGCCTCGCCCGCCTTACCTCGGCGCGTGGTGATCAGCACCACTCCATTGGCCCCTTGGGCACCATATATGGCCGTGGCCGAGGCATCTTTCAATATCTCCATCGACACAATGTCGTTGGGGTTGATGGTAGACAGGGGCGAAACGGTTGACACTTTGCCGTTGCCCAGTGCGTCGCCCAGTCCCAAAGAGGAGCCACTGGCACCGCTACCTTGCATGATGACGCCGTCGATCACATACAGCGGTTCGGCGTTGGCATTGATGGTGGCCTGTCCGCGCACACGAATGCTCGACGAAGTGCCGGGCGCACCCGATGTGCTAACGGCCGTTACGCCTGCTGCACGCCCTTGCAAAGTTTGGTCTAAGGAGGTGACGATAGAGCCGCGAAGCTTCTTTTCGTCCATCGTTACCGAAGCCCCCGACACGTCGCTCTTCTTCATCACGCCGTAGCCTACCACGACAACCTCGTTGAGCGTGTTGTTATCTTCGCTCAAAACGATGGTCATTGTTGTGCCGCTGGCTTTCACTTCTTTAGCCGCATAGCCGATGTACGATACTTCTAAGATGGCTCCCTGCGGTGCATTGAGCGTGAAGTTGCCGTCGAGATCGGTCACTGTGGCGTTGGTGGTTCCTTTCACTTTCACCGTCGCACCGATAATCGACTCGCGCCCATCGGTCACACGTCCCGTGATCTTACGCGTCTGTTGGACAGCAAAAACCCTACTGTCGGCTGCGTCTGCCCATATCTTTGGCGATGGGAACAACATCGCGAGTGCGAGGCATCCCGCAAGCCCAGTCATTTTGTTTGGATTGAAATTCATTGTTATTGGGTAAGATTGATTGTATTAAAAATATCGAAAGGTACTGGGATTTTGCAGCTCCCAGCGAGACTGAATACGAGTCTTGACACCTGCCTTTGGCTTGGTGCCCGTTGGTCTTTACTTCTGCTTGCAAAGATAGCCATTCTCATGAAAGAGAAATGACATTATTTTGTTATTTATCGATACGATATTGACCAACTGGAGGCTCTACTTCTTTTTTAGGAGAAGAAAATAAAGAAATGTTCTTTTTTCGAACAATTCTATCTCTTCTTACACCTTATTATATATAACGCTCCGCTTCTTTATTTTCAAAAGCCGATGGAGCAAAAACTCATCTCCTAGCTTTCGCCTCGTGTTTTCTTAGCTTTTGCAATGTGTTTTCTTAGCTTTTAGCGTGCATTTTCTTAGCTTTTGAATAGAGATTTGCAACCGTTTGATAATGAAGAACTTATAAATTCATTCCCCAAAAGAAACCTTCTCGACTCTCGACAGGCTTTTTAGAGGGCCGGTAACGCCGCTCCCTATGCGGAGACCTCTTCTTTTTCCGCTTCTTTAGAAAGAGCATTTGCCTTTCCTCTCTGCTAAAAATGTCATGCCGGTAAATACCCTTTTGGAGGCTTTTCCGAAAGAGAAAGGGAGGAAATAGAGCGGCCTGCGAACAGGATTCTTGGCTAATTAATAACTTTCCACTACTTTTGCATATCCTATCACAAGTCTCTTTCACCGATGCTTGGCAAGCATCTTCCTTTTGAAAGGAAAGACAGAAGGGGGCCCACTTGATCATCCCAAAGAATGAAAAGACGTAACATTGCCGTTGTTTTGGCAGGCGGCGTAGGCAAGCGGTTAGGCATCTCGATGCCCAAGCAGTTTTTTAAGGTGGCCGGAAAGATGGTGATCGAACATACCATCGATGTTTTCGAGCGCAACAAAGGCATCGACGAGGTGGCCATTGTCAGCAATCCGATGCTCGTTTCGGACATCGAGACCATCGTTTTGAAGAATGGATGGACGAAGGTGAAGCGTATCCTCAAAGGTGGAAGCGAGCGTTATGAGTCGAGTTTGTCGGCCATCCGTGCCTACGAAGGCGAAGAGGTGAATCTTGTTTTCCATGATGCCGTCCGCCCGTTGCTCAGTCAGCGCATTCTCAACGAGGTGCTCGAGGCACTGAAAACTCACGATGCCATCGACGTGGCGATGCCCTCTGCCGACACCATCATCGAGGTGGAAGGGAGTTTTATCCGGTCCATCCCCGACCGTTCGCGGTTGCGTCGCGGGCAGACCCCGCAGGCTTTCGCCATCGAGGTGATAGGCAAGGCTTATGAAAAGGCCTTGTGCGACGCCGCGTTTAAAACCACCGATGACTGCGGCGTGGTGAAAAAATACCTGCCCGAGGTGCCTATTTATGTGGTTACGGGCGAGGAGAGCAATATGAAGCTCACCTACAAGGAAGACACTTACATGATCGACAAGCTCTTCCAACTCAAGAATACAGAACCCGACCGCCAAGACCTCTCCCGCCTCAATCTGTCGGGAAAGGTGGCTATCGTTTTCGGTGGAAGCTATGGTATCGGAGCCGTGACGGCGCAGATGCTCGAAGAGCGGGGCGCAAAGGTCTACCGTTTCTCGCGCAGTGGCAATGGCATCGACGTAGGCAAACGCCCGGATGTGGCCTCGGCTATGCGCCAAGTGGCGGATGCTGAAGGCCGTATCGACTATGTGATCAACACCGCCGGACTGCTCAACAAGGAGCCACTGGCGGCGATGAACTACGAGGCGATTCTCTATAGCGTGCAAACCAACTACTTGGGGGTGGTGAACGTGGCCCTCGAGGCTTATCCTTTCCTGCGCGAAAGCAAGGGCCGACTGGTGTTTTTCACTTCCTCGTCCTACACGCGCGGCAGGGCTTTCTACAGCATCTACTCGTCTACCAAGGCGGCCATCGTCAACTTTGTGCAGGCTGTGGCCCAGGAATGGGAGGGCGAGGGCATACGCATCAACTGCATCAACCCCGAAAGAACGAAGACGCCTATGCGCACCAAGAACTTCGGAATCGAACCCGACGACACGCTGCTCACACCCGAACGGGTGGCCGAGGCTACGCTGCGCACGCTCGTCTCCGACTATACGGGGCAGGTGATCGATGTGAGGAGGCCCAGCCATGAAGCATAATGCGCCGCTCGAGGCCTTTCAACAACGCCAGTTGCGGGCCTGCCAGCTCAAGCAACTCGGCATTCTCGAGGCGATCGATGCCATCTGCCGCCGGCACGACATCTGCTATTGGCTCGACGGTGGCACACTGCTCGGGGCGGTGAGACATGGCGGTTTCATTCCCTGGGACGACGATATCGACATCGCCATGCCCTGGGAGGAAATGCAACGCTTCGTCAAGGTGGCACAGAAAGAGCTGCCCGAGGGCCTCGTCTTGCAGTCGGCCCTCACCGAGAAAGGGCTGAAAGAGCCCATCACCAAGGTGCGCGATACGAATTCTTTCCTTGTTGAACCGGGCGATAACTTTGCCGAGAACTATGCCAAGGGTCTTTATGTAGACATCTTTCCCTTTGTTGCCTACCCCAATCTGCCGCGAAAGCTTGTCAAACGTCTCACCCTGGGCATATCGAAAAGCTATTCGATTCTGCATAAAGCCCACCGATACAGTCTGCGAGCGTTGGCCGAATTCTTTTGGTTCGGCACTAAATATGCTGTCTGCCGCCTGCTGTGGGCCACTCTCTCGGCCATCTTCAGAGGTCGAGATGTGTATATCTCCAACATTCTCATCAACAACGGATATGGCATTATGCATCGGAGGGACAGTGTATTTCCCGTCGGCGAGATACGCTTCGAGGGCAAATCATTCAGGGCTCCGGCCCGGCCCGATGCCTATCTCAAAGACCTCTACCGCAACTATATGGACATTCCGCCGGTAGAGAAACGAAAGATACACGCCGTGTTTATGTTGAGCAGTTTGGATGGGGGTGCTTCTGTCTCGCAAAACGTCAAGTCGAAAGGATGATGAGGCATCGATATCTGCTCTGGTTGCTGCTGTTGCTCACCACTGTTGGGGCCTGTTCGCAAAAGAAAGAACGAATCAACACCCCGTGGGGAACCACGTTGGGCGAGGATAGTGTGCCCTCTTCGGGTACGTTTGCCTTGAAAGACATTGTCGATCACGGAGAACTGATTATGTTGACGCTCACCGGTCCCGAGAATTATTATGACTATCACGGTCATGGAATGGGACTGCAATATCTGCTTTGCGAGAAATTTGCTAAGACCTTGGGCGTGTCTTTGCGTGTGGAAGTGTGCAAAGACACGGCCGAGATGGTGAAGAAACTGAAGAGCGGAGACGGAGATTTGATTGCTTTTTTCTTGCCCGACACGATTAGAGGACTGCGCTTTTGTGGGGCCACTCAGGGAGATTCGTCGCGCCGATGGGCTGTGCTGGCGGAGAATCGCTCGCTGGCCGATACGCTCAATGGTTGGTTTCGCCCTGCATTGCTGACGCAAATCAAGGCCGAAGAGCGGTTTGTGCTGTCGGGACAAAGCATTAAGAGACATGTCTATTCGCCTATGCTCGACCGATCGGGCGGCATTATTTCCCATTACGATCCTCTTTTTAAGAAGTATGCACCCATGGCTCGATGGGATTGGCGTCTGTTGGCGGCACAGTGTTACCAAGAGTCGACCTTCGACCCACAGGCTCGTTCGTGGGCCGGGGCTTGCGGACTGATGCAGATCATGCCCGCCACAGCGGCCCATCTGGGCTTGCCCGCGGCACAAATGCACGAACCGGAACCCAATATTGCTGCCGCAACACGCTATCTTCGCGAACTGGATGGTAAGTTTGCCGACATCGCTCATCGCATGGAACGTATCCGTTTTGTTCTGGCCAGCTATAATGGAGGGCCTGGTCACATACGCGATGCCATGGCGTTGGCCCGCAAACATGGTTTCAACCCACACTGCTGGGAGGAGGTTGCGCCTTTTGTGCTGCGCCTGAGCTCTGCCTCCTTCTACAACGACCCCGTTGTGCGCTACGGATATATGAGAGGTAGCGAAACGGTAGACTATGTCAGGCGCATCCTCGGACGATGGGAACAGTATTCGTCCATGGCCCCGGGCGGATCGTTGGAGGGATTCGGATCGGCTATTCCACAGAAGGCCACCAAGAAATATCGTTTCCATCTGTAGTTGCTCTGAAGGAAGTGGACACCCTTTAGGCAAGGGTATGCAATAGGCTTCAAAAGAAAGTCCGATGCGGGAGAAGCGCATCGGACTTTTTGTATGCCGCATAGCGGCGGAGTGGGGAGGAGTGGCGAGGGGGTGTTAGCGGATGAAGAGCAGTTCGCGATACTTGGGTAGCGTCCACAATTCATCGGCAACGAGCAGCTCGAGCTTGTCCACTTGGTAGCGGATGACTTCCAATCGCGGTGCGATGGTGTCGTGATAGGCAATGGCTTTCTCTCGTTCGGTTTCAATGCGGTTGGCTATCTTACGCGCGTTCACGAGCTCTTCTACCTCGGTTTCGATCACCTGTGTGCGTTCGGCAATCTCTTCGATGATTTTCACGTTGCGTGAGGTGAGGCAAGAGGCCTTCTCACGCGAGAAAATATCGAACATGCTCTGCACGTTTTTGGCTAATCGACTTTGATAATGAGTGGCTACGGGGATGATATGGTTCATGCAGAGGTCGCCCAGAACGCGGGCTTCGATTTGTATTTTCTTGGTGTAGGTCTCCCATTTCACTTCGTTGCGGGCTTCCAATTCGTTGCGACGCATGACGTTGAGCTGTTCGAAGAGTTGGATGCTGGCGGGATCTAAATATCGATCGAACACCAAGGGGCAACTTGTTTCGCAGTCTAATCCGCGTCGGCGGGCCTCTTCCACCCATGCCTCCGAGTAGCCGTTGCCGTCGAAATGGATGGGCTTGCAGGTGCGAATGTCGTCGCGTAGGACATCGATGATGGCATGTGTGCGTTCTTCGCCTTGAGCGATGAGGGCATCGACGCGGGCTTTAAAGCTGTTCAGAGCCTCGGCCACGGCTGAGTTCAGCACGATAAGAGCTGACGAGCAGTTGGCCTCCGAACCCAGGGCGCGGAACTCAAAGCGGTTGCCGGTGAAGGCAAAGGGAGATGTACGGTTGCGGTCGGTGTTGTCAATAAGGAGTTGGGGGATCTGTTCGATGTCCAGTTCGATGCCCTTTTTGCCTGCTACGGCAAAGAGTTCTTCCTTATCGGCCTTTTCGATATGGTCGAGCAAGTCACTGAGTTGTTTGCCCAAGAACGAAGAAATGATAGCCGGCGGGGCTTCATGTCCGCCCAATCGATGGGCGTTGGTGGCACTCATGATCGAGGCTTTGAGCAATCCGTTGTGGCGATAGACGCCCATGAGCGTTTCGACGACGAAGACGACGAAGCGCAGATTCTCCTCTTGCGTCTTGCCTGGGGCGTGGAGCAGTACGCCCGTATCGGTAGAGAGGCTCCAGTTGTTGTGCTTTCCGCTGCCGTTGATGCCGGCGAAAGGCTTTTCGTGCAGTAGCACGCGGAAGCTGTGTTTGCGGGCAATGCGTTTCATGAGCGACATGAGCAGCATGTTATGGTCTACGGCAAGGTTGGCTTCTTCGAAGATGGGGGCCAGTTCAAACTGATTGGGGGCCACCTCGTTGTGGCGCGTTTTGCAGGGGATGCCCAGTTCGAGGGCCTGTATCTCGAGGTCTTTCATGAAGGCCTGCACGCGTTCGGGGATGGTTCCGAAGTAGTGATCGTCCATCTGTTGGTTTTTGGCCGAATCGTGCCCCATGAGCGTTCGACCGGTCAGCATCAGGTCGGGGCGAGCGAAGTAGAGACTTTCGTCAACCAGGAAGTATTCTTGTTCCCAACCCAGATTGCAGGTGACCTTTTTCACTTGCGGGTCGAAATATCGTGCTACGGCGGCTGCGGCGGTGTTCACAGCTTGCAACGACCGGAGGAGAGGGGCTTTATAGTCGAGCGATTCGCCCGTGTAGGAAATGAAGATGGTGGGGATGCAAAGTGTGTCGTCGATGATGAAGACGGGCGATGTGGGGTCCCAGGCGGAGTAGCCGCGTGCCTCGAAGGTGTTGCGGATGCCGCCGTTGGGAAATGACGAGGCATCGGGTTCTTGCTGAACAAGTAGCTTACCCGAGAATTCTTCAATCATTCCGCCCTTTCCGTCGGGTTCTACGAAGGCGTCGTGCTTCTCAGCCGTACCTTCGGTCAGGGGTTGAAACCAGTGTGTGTAATGGGTGACACCGTTCTCGTTGGCCCATTTTTTCATTCCCTCTGCCACGGCATCGGCCATATTTCGGTCCAAGCGTGTACCGTTGTCGATGACATCGGTGAGCTTCTCGTACACGTCGGCGGATAGGTATTTGTACATCTTGGCACGGTTGAAAACGTATTTGCCAAAGAACTCCGATGGACGTTCGATGGGAGTTATCACCTCTACCGGCTTCTTTTTGTAGGCCTCTTCCACGGCCTTGAATCGTAAATTTGCCATGATTGTTTGTCGTTTTTTTCGCTTGCAAATGTACAACATTTTGCGTGGACGCAGGGGACTTGGCTGGATAAAATGCGCCTTCGCCACCCCTGCCAGAATATTTTATTGGGGATATGAAATGCGAGGAGAGCGGAAATAATTTATTTTCTCATCGCGGAGATCAAAATCAGGTTTAAATAATTTATTTTTCCACTGCGGAGACTAAATATGCCGGAAAATAATTTATTTTCCTATCGCGGAGCAAAAAAACGGGCTTGACTAATTTATTTTCCCACTGCTTAGCGAAAGATTGCGGAAAAATAAATTATTTCGGAGCCGACTGGGCTGGGTGTAACCCATATTTTATTTCGGATGGGCTTCGTGATGGGTTTTGAAATAGTGGAGGGCTGCCCCGATGGCAGTACAGAATTCGCTGTATTTGGGGATGCGGAAGTGCACGTGGTAGAGCCGTTCCATGGCCGGAAATACCTCTTTGCACTGTGGCAGGAGGGTGAGGTTGCCGATGAGGACAAACTCTTTGATGCCTGTGTTGAGAGAGGAGAGGATAGTACCGCTGCCAATGGATTGGAGCACGAGGCAGACCAGACCCAGGGCAATGTCCTCGCGCGAGGCGTTGCTCTTGGCGTTGCCGAAGAGACTGGCTGTGGCATCCATCGGCAGTCCGGGCAGAGGTTGGGCACTGATGTCACCAATAAGGAGGTTGATGTTCGAGATGTCGCCTTGCATGGCCAGGGTAGACACTTGCTTGATGTCATCGGTCTTGAGCAGAATGCGCGACAGGCCTTGAAGGGTTCCGCCGCCGATGCCGATGCCGCCGATATGTTCGATGCGAGGACCATCACACTGAACAAGCGAGGTTCCTGTGCCCATGCTGACGACAATCATACGGTCGAGACCGGTTTCGTAGCGCGCTCCTAGTCCGTCAGCCAGAAATTCCTCGGCCTTACCGGTGGGTAGTCCGTAAATGGGTGTGTCGATGTAGGCTGATCCCACGCCGGTGAGCATCACTTGTTCAACGTCTGAGAGACTGATTTTGTTGTCGTAGAGATATTTCCCAAAAGCCCCGTAGAGCGAGGTGATGGGATCGGTGGCTTTAATGCGTAGCGGCGAGATGACGATGCTGTCGCGATTGATGCCTACAATTTTAGTGGTGCTGATGCCCACGTCGATACCGATGACGATTCCCATAGTTTGTGTTGTTGCGTTTGTGTTGGATTTGGACGGAGAG from Prevotella sp. oral taxon 475 encodes:
- a CDS encoding glutamine synthetase III gives rise to the protein MANLRFKAVEEAYKKKPVEVITPIERPSEFFGKYVFNRAKMYKYLSADVYEKLTDVIDNGTRLDRNMADAVAEGMKKWANENGVTHYTHWFQPLTEGTAEKHDAFVEPDGKGGMIEEFSGKLLVQQEPDASSFPNGGIRNTFEARGYSAWDPTSPVFIIDDTLCIPTIFISYTGESLDYKAPLLRSLQAVNTAAAAVARYFDPQVKKVTCNLGWEQEYFLVDESLYFARPDLMLTGRTLMGHDSAKNQQMDDHYFGTIPERVQAFMKDLEIQALELGIPCKTRHNEVAPNQFELAPIFEEANLAVDHNMLLMSLMKRIARKHSFRVLLHEKPFAGINGSGKHNNWSLSTDTGVLLHAPGKTQEENLRFVVFVVETLMGVYRHNGLLKASIMSATNAHRLGGHEAPPAIISSFLGKQLSDLLDHIEKADKEELFAVAGKKGIELDIEQIPQLLIDNTDRNRTSPFAFTGNRFEFRALGSEANCSSALIVLNSAVAEALNSFKARVDALIAQGEERTHAIIDVLRDDIRTCKPIHFDGNGYSEAWVEEARRRGLDCETSCPLVFDRYLDPASIQLFEQLNVMRRNELEARNEVKWETYTKKIQIEARVLGDLCMNHIIPVATHYQSRLAKNVQSMFDIFSREKASCLTSRNVKIIEEIAERTQVIETEVEELVNARKIANRIETEREKAIAYHDTIAPRLEVIRYQVDKLELLVADELWTLPKYRELLFIR
- the coaW gene encoding type II pantothenate kinase, with the translated sequence MGIVIGIDVGISTTKIVGINRDSIVISPLRIKATDPITSLYGAFGKYLYDNKISLSDVEQVMLTGVGSAYIDTPIYGLPTGKAEEFLADGLGARYETGLDRMIVVSMGTGTSLVQCDGPRIEHIGGIGIGGGTLQGLSRILLKTDDIKQVSTLAMQGDISNINLLIGDISAQPLPGLPMDATASLFGNAKSNASREDIALGLVCLVLQSIGSGTILSSLNTGIKEFVLIGNLTLLPQCKEVFPAMERLYHVHFRIPKYSEFCTAIGAALHYFKTHHEAHPK